The following is a genomic window from Kineosporiaceae bacterium.
GTACCCGTCGGGTCTGGAGCCGCCGTCGGTCGTCGTGCTGCCGTACATGGGCAAGGCGTCGGTGATGCATCGGCTCGAGGCGTTGCCCTCGGTGCAGGTGGTGCAGTTGCTGTCCGCGGGGTACGAGGCGGTGCTGCCCTTGGTGCCGCCGGGGGTGACGCTGGCCAACGCCGCGGGCGTGCACGACACCTCCACCGCCGAGCTGGCTGTCGCCCTGACCGTGTCGGTGCTGCGCGGGATCGGCGAGTTCGCGCGAGCACAGACCGAGGGACGGTGGCTCGGTGGCACTCGCCCGGCTCTGGCCGACCGGCGGGTGTTGCTGATCGGTGTCGGCAACGTGGGTGAGGCGATCGCCGATCGGTTGGCTCCGTTCGAGGTGAGCATCACGCGCGTGGGTAGCCGGGCGCGGGACGACGAGCGCGGCCACGTGCACGGGGTGCACGAGCTCGCGGCGTTGCTGCCGGAGCACGAGGTGGTGATCCTGGCCTGTCCACTCACCGAGGCGACGCGCGGTCTGGTGGACGCGGCGTTCT
Proteins encoded in this region:
- a CDS encoding 2-hydroxyacid dehydrogenase; translated protein: MSEPYPSGLEPPSVVVLPYMGKASVMHRLEALPSVQVVQLLSAGYEAVLPLVPPGVTLANAAGVHDTSTAELAVALTVSVLRGIGEFARAQTEGRWLGGTRPALADRRVLLIGVGNVGEAIADRLAPFEVSITRVGSRARDDERGHVHGVHELAALLPEHEVVILACPLTEATRGLVDAAFLASMPDGGLLVNVARGPVVVTDALVEALADGRLYAALDVTDPEPLPADHPLWRSPNTLISPHVGGDTTAFPPRARALLRDQVERFAAGRPLVNIVAGPVR